From the Eleutherodactylus coqui strain aEleCoq1 chromosome 7, aEleCoq1.hap1, whole genome shotgun sequence genome, one window contains:
- the LOC136573407 gene encoding uncharacterized protein yields the protein MSLLTKGSLFGKPRCYMYSVEWRKRGLPHIHILLWLENAITPDRIDNIICAEIPNPKEDPILYSIVKRNMIHGPCGNFNTHSQCIKDGKCSKRYPKPFLSETQTGDDGYPKYRRRSPSEGGFTVTIEKAQGTWVLDNSWVVPFNPVLVRTFNAHINVEYCNSVKSIKYICKYVNKGSDQDTFAVENECDEINIYQTGRYISSSEAIWRIFSFQIHERFPSVKHLAVHLENGQRVYFTADNAIDKINTPSKTTLIGFFELCKVDGFARTLLYHEVPSFYLWKKDRFDRREQGTCVIGYPGVKKDTVLGRVYTVHPNNSECYHLRLLLHEVRAPHLSVI from the coding sequence ATGAGTTTGTTAACCAAAGGGAGTCTTTTTGGAAAGCCCAGGTGTTACATGTATTCTGTCGAATGGCGGAAACGTGGTCTCCCTCACATTCATATTTTGTTATGGCTTGAAAATGCAATCACACCAGACCGGATTGACAATATAATTTGTGCAGAGATACCAAATCCAAAAGAAGATCctattctgtacagcattgttaaACGTAATATGATACATGGGCCATGTGGAAACTTCAACACACATTCCCAGTGCATAAAGGATGGCAAGTGTTCCAAGAGGTACCCCAAGCCATTTCTCAGTGAGACCCAGACTGGTGATGATGGGTATCCGAAGTATAGAAGAAGATCACCTAGTGAGGGTGGCTTTACAGTAACTATTGAGAAGGCCCAAGGGACTTGGGTACTTGATAACAGCTGGGTAGTTCCTTTTAATCCTGTTCTTGTCCGCACCTTTAATGCACACATCAATGTTGAGTACTGCAATTCTGTCAAATCCATTAAATATATTTGCAAGTATGTGAATAAAGGTAGTGATCAGGACACGTTTGCAGTGGAGAATGAATGTGATGAAATAAACATATACCAGACAGGTCGCTATATTAGCAGTTCTGAAGCCATTTGGCGTATTTTCTCTTTTCAAATCCATGAAAGATTCCCTTCTGTAAAGCACCTTGCGGTTCATCTGGAAAATGGGCAAAgagtctattttactgcagataatgCAATAGATAAAATTAACACCCCTTCAAAAACTACTCTTATAGGATTTTTTGAACTGTGTAAGGTTGATGGCTTTGCAAGAACCCTCCTATACCACGAAGTTCCTTCATTCTATTTATGGAAAAAAGATAGATTTGATCGAAGAGAACAAGGAACCTGTGTTATCGGATATCCAGGCGTGAAAAAAGACACAGTTCTTGGTAGAGTTTATACAGTGCATCCAAATAACTCTGAATGTTACCATTTGCGACTGCTACTGCATGAGGTTCGGGCCCCACATCTTTCAGTCATCTAA